From Propionispora vibrioides, the proteins below share one genomic window:
- a CDS encoding response regulator, whose amino-acid sequence MAQVLVVDDALIMRRTIGGMLEKNGHTVAAEAGNGVQAVEAYRQHRPDLVTMDITMPGMDGIEALKQIVALDPAARVMIVSALGQQHKVFDALQYGAKSYILKPFKEERLISVINDILENRTCGDFVSERLGNRMAEPEDKLPPGVDLAAISLPHTAAFASEEAGESLKVTVVRQFMQRDFAELSRLMAERAASGVGQFSLDLTKCQAVNDGVAPGFADLLEKLVLAGRQVQVSCHTQDYLRFFRNVPALGPVEFTLLKK is encoded by the coding sequence ATGGCGCAAGTACTGGTGGTAGATGACGCATTGATCATGCGTAGAACGATTGGTGGCATGTTAGAAAAAAACGGGCATACCGTAGCGGCGGAAGCCGGTAATGGTGTACAGGCTGTGGAAGCCTACCGGCAGCATCGGCCGGATTTGGTAACTATGGATATTACCATGCCCGGGATGGACGGCATTGAAGCGCTAAAGCAGATTGTCGCCCTGGACCCGGCAGCGCGGGTGATGATTGTCAGTGCGCTGGGACAGCAGCACAAGGTGTTTGACGCCTTGCAATACGGGGCTAAAAGCTACATTCTTAAACCCTTTAAAGAAGAACGGCTGATTAGTGTAATCAATGATATTTTGGAAAACCGGACTTGCGGTGATTTTGTTTCCGAACGCCTGGGCAACCGGATGGCTGAGCCGGAGGACAAGCTGCCGCCCGGCGTGGATCTAGCGGCGATTTCCCTGCCCCATACAGCTGCCTTTGCCTCGGAAGAGGCCGGCGAGAGCTTGAAAGTCACGGTAGTCCGGCAGTTTATGCAGCGGGATTTTGCCGAGTTGTCCCGGTTGATGGCGGAGCGGGCCGCCAGCGGCGTCGGGCAGTTCAGCCTCGATCTTACAAAGTGCCAGGCCGTTAATGACGGCGTGGCGCCGGGTTTTGCCGACCTGCTGGAAAAGCTTGTGCTGGCAGGTCGGCAAGTGCAGGTCAGTTGCCACACTCAGGACTATTTGCGTTTTTTCCGGAATGTGCCTGCTCTGGGACCGGTTGAGTTTACCTTGCTGAAAAAGTGA
- a CDS encoding MgtC/SapB family protein — MTDGEIALRLLVAGILGGIIGYERQAKHKAAGLRTHTLVSIGSCLIMILSISLYEMVQGKTNADPARLAAQVVSGIGFLGAGSIMKEGLTVKGLTTAASLWVVSGVGLAAGGGFYVSALMTTVLVFSILVILTRMEARLYSKQFINIVVTSEDRPEQIGAIGACLGCHGVSIRDIKIEENNHHLLFHLLLQLPDKHNMNCILANLAAIPGVKSVACDSAGMVREHELQ, encoded by the coding sequence ATTACAGATGGTGAAATCGCCTTACGGCTGCTGGTGGCCGGCATCTTGGGAGGAATTATCGGCTATGAACGGCAGGCCAAGCATAAGGCGGCCGGGCTTAGAACACACACGCTGGTTAGTATCGGGTCCTGCCTGATTATGATCCTGTCCATCAGTCTTTACGAAATGGTCCAGGGAAAAACCAATGCCGATCCGGCCCGGCTGGCGGCCCAGGTAGTGAGCGGCATCGGTTTTCTGGGAGCCGGCAGTATTATGAAAGAGGGACTTACCGTCAAAGGATTAACCACGGCGGCCAGTTTATGGGTTGTTTCCGGCGTGGGACTGGCGGCGGGAGGCGGTTTTTATGTCAGCGCATTGATGACTACCGTATTGGTGTTCAGTATTTTGGTTATTTTGACCCGCATGGAGGCAAGACTATACAGTAAGCAGTTTATCAACATAGTTGTCACCAGCGAGGACCGGCCGGAGCAGATCGGTGCTATCGGGGCCTGTCTTGGCTGCCATGGGGTCAGCATCCGTGACATAAAGATCGAAGAAAACAATCATCATCTGCTGTTTCATCTGTTGCTGCAATTGCCGGATAAACACAATATGAACTGTATACTGGCTAATTTGGCGGCGATACCCGGTGTAAAATCGGTGGCCTGCGATTCGGCGGGAATGGTGCGGGAGCATGAACTACAGTAA
- the ilvN gene encoding acetolactate synthase small subunit yields the protein MRQVLSILVQNQPGVLVRVAGMFSRRGFNIDSLTVGVTQDPEYSRITAAVCGDQSVVDQVTKQLEKLVEVVAVQSLSQTSSVTRGMALLKVRAGDKRTEVLKLAEVFRANVVDVQETTLTLEITGDEDKINALADLLVPYGLLEMIRTGLIGLARGENTIYQYEERYTHDENVL from the coding sequence GTGAGGCAGGTGTTATCCATTCTGGTGCAGAATCAGCCCGGCGTGCTGGTCAGGGTTGCCGGCATGTTTTCCCGGCGGGGGTTCAATATTGACAGCCTCACGGTCGGTGTAACCCAGGACCCGGAGTACTCACGCATTACGGCGGCCGTTTGCGGCGATCAGTCCGTAGTGGACCAGGTGACCAAGCAACTGGAAAAGCTGGTGGAAGTGGTGGCTGTGCAAAGTCTGTCACAGACTTCTTCTGTCACCAGGGGAATGGCCTTATTAAAGGTCCGGGCCGGCGACAAGCGTACCGAGGTACTGAAGCTTGCCGAGGTATTCCGGGCTAATGTGGTGGATGTGCAGGAAACGACCCTGACCCTGGAGATTACCGGCGATGAGGATAAAATCAATGCACTGGCGGATCTTCTTGTGCCATACGGATTGTTGGAAATGATCCGTACCGGTCTTATCGGTTTGGCACGGGGTGAAAATACAATATATCAATACGAGGAGAGATATACTCATGACGAAAATGTACTATGA